One genomic segment of Candidatus Sulfotelmatobacter sp. includes these proteins:
- a CDS encoding APC family permease — protein sequence MKDSPGQMASAQQRPADHLVRAIGRWSLTALVVNSMIGSGVFGLPSVVAGKLGRFSPIAVLVAGIGMAIIFACFAEVASQFQQAGGPYLYARAAFGRGMGIQMAWMLFLGQVAAPAANANLFVIYLGEFWPHARDPLPRALILTALVGALALINIRGVRAGTQVSNVFTAAKLLPLFAVIAMGLTVLHAHPAATSSTAPAAVTTSEWMNALLLLVFAYGGFETALTPMGEAKDPRRDAPFALFAALVVCTVLYVLIQWVVVGVLPDATHSTRPLSDVARIAAGSVGAALVAVGALISCYGYLSAKILAMPRVTFALAEQRDFPQAFAAIHPRFHTPYISILVFAALVWAFALSGEFKWNVTLSATARLLYYAVCCAALPVLRRKQPGSARFHLPAGNILAALAVLMCAVLVTQVDFSQSMIVAGTVALALLNWAMVTRARARN from the coding sequence GTGAAAGACTCGCCGGGACAAATGGCATCTGCTCAGCAACGGCCTGCGGATCACCTCGTCCGCGCCATCGGCCGCTGGAGCCTCACCGCGCTGGTCGTAAATTCGATGATCGGCAGCGGAGTCTTCGGCCTGCCCTCCGTCGTCGCCGGCAAACTCGGACGTTTCAGTCCCATCGCCGTTCTGGTCGCCGGAATTGGCATGGCCATTATCTTCGCCTGCTTCGCCGAAGTCGCATCGCAATTCCAACAGGCTGGAGGACCGTACCTCTACGCGCGCGCCGCCTTCGGACGCGGTATGGGCATCCAGATGGCATGGATGCTCTTCCTCGGCCAGGTCGCGGCCCCAGCCGCCAATGCAAATTTGTTCGTGATTTATCTCGGCGAGTTCTGGCCGCACGCCCGCGACCCGCTGCCCCGCGCGCTCATCCTCACGGCGCTCGTCGGCGCGCTCGCGTTGATCAACATTCGCGGCGTTCGCGCCGGTACGCAGGTCAGCAACGTTTTCACCGCGGCGAAATTGCTTCCGCTCTTTGCCGTGATCGCCATGGGACTCACCGTGTTGCATGCGCATCCCGCCGCGACCTCGTCCACCGCGCCCGCCGCCGTCACGACTAGCGAGTGGATGAACGCCCTGCTGCTCCTCGTCTTCGCCTACGGAGGATTTGAAACCGCCCTCACCCCGATGGGCGAGGCCAAAGATCCTCGCCGCGACGCTCCCTTTGCTCTCTTCGCCGCACTCGTCGTATGCACTGTGCTCTATGTGTTGATCCAGTGGGTTGTGGTGGGAGTTCTACCGGACGCGACGCATAGTACCCGCCCGCTCTCGGATGTGGCGCGCATCGCGGCCGGCTCCGTTGGCGCCGCCCTGGTCGCCGTTGGAGCCCTCATTTCCTGCTATGGATATCTCAGCGCGAAAATTCTCGCCATGCCGCGCGTGACCTTCGCGCTTGCCGAGCAGCGAGATTTCCCCCAGGCCTTCGCCGCGATCCACCCGCGCTTTCATACGCCCTACATTTCGATTCTGGTATTTGCCGCGCTGGTCTGGGCTTTCGCGCTGAGCGGCGAATTCAAATGGAACGTAACTCTCTCCGCGACTGCCCGCCTGCTCTATTACGCAGTCTGCTGCGCCGCGCTGCCAGTGCTTCGCCGAAAGCAGCCAGGAAGTGCCCGCTTCCACCTTCCCGCCGGAAACATCCTCGCCGCGCTCGCTGTTCTGATGTGTGCCGTGCTGGTTACTCAAGTGGACTTCAGCCAGTCGATGATCGTGGCTGGGACCGTCGCGCTGGCATTGCTGAACTGGGCCATGGTCACGCGCGCGAGGGCCCGCAATTGA